Proteins from a single region of Juglans microcarpa x Juglans regia isolate MS1-56 chromosome 5S, Jm3101_v1.0, whole genome shotgun sequence:
- the LOC121267548 gene encoding transcription factor MYB41-like has translation MGHRCCSKQKVKRGLWSPEEDEKLIKHITTHGHGSWSSVPKLAGLDRCGKSCRLRWINYLRPDLKRGSFSAQEERIIIDVHRILGNRWAQIAKHLPGRTDNEVKNFWNSCVKKKLIAQGLDPNTHNLLPCHKTINNHYNGCNLSHPKPTSVFSVNSQMEDACMDMNTPFSTLLSLLPSDPSTHFPHDSPNIPIYEHQSPHFVWTIQEQNPNAFMDSSMGTSTVPISISPPTNPSGFGILEDNCLWSNPSSLQRIEVSRQDEMLQLEQQAVKNPQHEKASEVQMENAHILNMDASFRSSNFGFDFVESPGMSCGMHYNTSPVDEFAWDC, from the exons ATGGGCCATCGCTGCTGCAGCAAACAGAAAGTCAAGAGAGGTTTATGGTCTcctgaagaagatgagaagctCATCAAACACATAACCACCCATGGCCATGGTTCATGGAGTTCAGTTCCAAAACTTGCTG GCTTGGATAGGTGTGGAAAGAGTTGCAGGTTAAGATGGATAAACTATCTGAGACCAGATCTAAAAAGAGGTTCATTTTCTGCACAAGAGGAGAGGATCATCATTGATGTCCATAGGATTCTTGGCAACAGATGGGCTCAGATAGCCAAGCATTTGCCAGGCAGAACAGACAATGAAGTTAAAAACTTTTGGAACTCTTGCGTTAAGAAAAAGCTCATTGCACAAGGTTTAGATCCCAACACTCACAACCTCCTTCCTTGTCATAAAACCATTAACAATCACTACAATGGATGCAATTTGTCTCATCCCAAACCCACTTCAGTTTTCTCTGTAAATTCACAAATGGAAGATGCTTGCATGGACATGAACACTCCATTTTCGACATtactttctcttcttccaagtgatccaagcactcatttcCCGCATGACAGTCCAAACATTCCAATCTATGAACACCAAAGCCCTCATTTTGTATGGACAATCCAAGAACAAAATCCAAACGCTTTCATGGACTCCTCAATGGGAACAAGTACAGTTCCAATCTCGATCTCTCCTCCCACAAATCCATCTGGGTTTGGAATTCTTGAAGACAACTGCCTCTGGAGTAATCCTAGTAGCCTTCAACGTATTGAGGTCAGCAGACAGGATGAAATGTTGCAGCTAGAGCAGCAAGCTGTGAAGAATCCACAGCACGAGAAGGCCAGTGAAGTGCAAATGGAAAATGCCCATATATTGAACATGGACGCTTCATTTAGGAGCTCTaactttggttttgattttgtgGAGTCCCCAGGAATGTCTTGTGGCATGCATTACAACACAAGTCCAGTGGATGAATTTGCATGGGATTGTTAG